A section of the Ogataea parapolymorpha DL-1 chromosome II, whole genome shotgun sequence genome encodes:
- a CDS encoding Phosphatidylglycerol/phosphatidylinositol transfer protein has protein sequence MLFPVPLVFLLSLANCLSLSPFAFPGQDTKPVPGDSPLLLCDSSSSQLLKLTHVDVLPNPPERGTNLTIVARGDLSKQVDEGAYVEVDVTYGYIKLLHQTYDLCEELPNVDMECPLKKDSYDLTKIVEIPNEVPPGTYTVIARAFTADDELITCLTGSVAFPPYGSKNLLKFLLQN, from the coding sequence ATGCTTTTCCCTGTGCCTCTAGTGTTTTTGCTCTCCCTTGCCAACTGTCTCTCGCTTAGCCCATTCGCTTTCCCAGGCCAGGACACCAAGCCTGTTCCGGGCGACTCTCCCCTTCTTCTATGCGACTCATCGTCTTCTCAACTCCTCAAACTGACCCATGTGGATGTTTTGCCTAACCCTCCAGAACGTGGGACAAATCTGACTATTGTTGCCAGAGGAGACCTTTCAAAGCAGGTTGACGAAGGCGCTTACGTCGAAGTGGATGTCACTTACGGATACATCAAATTATTGCACCAAACTTACGATCTTTGCGAGGAGTTGCCTAATGTCGATATGGAATGCCCTCTCAAGAAGGACAGCTACGATTTGACAAAGATCGTCGAAATCCCTAACGAGGTCCCACCAGGAACATACACGGTGATTGCAAGGGCATTCACcgccgacgacgagcttaTTACTTGCTTGACCGGCAGTGTGGCATTCCCCCCATACGGCTCGAAAAACTTACTAAAATTCCTGCTGCAAAACTAG
- a CDS encoding putative high affinity iron transporter involved in transport of intravacuolar stores of iron has translation MWEDYFSVQIFFIILRETLESAIIVSVLLSFLQQNFTSKDEHGSLVVQGSASVYRGLVLQVWVGALSGLAICLCLGAIFIAVFYLVGSDLWSVAERVWEGVFSIVSALIIAVMGMALLRINQLQSKWKWKLGAALNENEEDMLQDFQDEPMSDYLTKSVKVRAKLRKFTRKYALGILPFVTTLREGLEAVVFVGGIGVNQPISSFPLAIVTGALAGTGIGVALYKGGNKMSLQFFLVVATCFLYLVAAGLMSRGVWFLELERFVQKCGQDTSETGSGPGSYDITNSVWHVNCCNGLTDGGWMLFNALLGWTNSATYGSVASYILFWCFVIGLIKSREVITTNGYLPGIPLRFQLKRVKKRIAINRILLEELVQDYHDVSSNHSIDQVVAVNEQSTLLHTSDN, from the coding sequence ATGTGGGAGGATTACTTTTCGGTACaaatcttcttcatcataCTGCGAGAGACCCTGGAGTCGGCCATCATTGTGTCGgtgcttctttctttcctgCAGCAAAATTTCACCTCAAAAGATGAGCATGGCTCACTTGTGGTCCAGGGATCCGCCTCCGTGTATCGGGGCTTGGTGCTTCAAGTTTGGGTCGGTGCACTTTCCGGCCTGGCTATTTGCCTTTGTCTGGGTGCCATTTTCATTGCTGTTTTCTACCTTGTGGGAAGCGATCTCTGGTCTGTTGCCGAACGGGTTTGGGAAGGAGTGTTTAGTATTGTCAGTGCGCTCATCATTGCCGTGATGGGAATGGCTCTTTTGCGGATAAACCAGCTACAGTCCAAATGGAAATGGAAGCTTGGCGCTGCCCTGAATGAAAATGAAGAGGACATGCTCCAGGACTTCCAAGATGAACCTATGTCCGATTACCTGACCAAGTCTGTGAAGGTGCGCGCAAAACTTAGAAAATTCACCCGCAAGTACGCTTTGGGGATACTGCCGTTTGTGACTACACTACGTGAGGGTTTGGAGGCTGTCGTGTTTGTGGGCGGAATTGGTGTCAACCAACCAATATCTTCTTTTCCACTAGCCATCGTTACCGGCGCCCTTGCCGGCACAGGAATCGGTGTCGCTTTATACAAGGGAGGAAACAAGATGTCTTTGCAGTTCTTCCTTGTTGTTGCCACATGTTTCCTGTACCTTGTCGCTGCAGGACTGATGTCGAGGGGTGTTTGGTTCTTGGAGCTTGAACGATTTGTCCAGAAATGCGGCCAGGACACCTCTGAAACCGGTAGCGGGCCAGGATCTTATGATATCACCAACTCTGTGTGGCACGTGAACTGTTGCAATGGACTCACGGACGGTGGATGGATGCTATTCAACGCGCTTCTTGGTTGGACAAATTCTGCCACTTACGGATCGGTTGCGTCGTATATTTTATTCTGGTGCTTCGTCATCGGCCTGATAAAGAGCAGAGAGGTGATTACTACAAACGGTTACTTACCAGGAATACCATTGCGTTTCCAGCTGAAGAGAGTCAAGAAGAGAATCGCAATAAATCGGATCCTGTTGGAGGAACTTGTCCAGGACTATCATGACGTTTCCAGCAACCACAGCATCGACCAGGTGGTTGCTGTCAACGAACAGAGCACCTTATTGCATACCTCCGATAATTGA
- a CDS encoding Enolase 1 — translation MTTVTKLFARYVYDSRGNPTVEVDLTTDKGLFRSIVPSGASTGVHEAVELRDGDKSKWLGKGVLKAVANVNEVIAPAVIKEKISVLEQEKFDKFLNSLDGTKNKSKLGANAILGVSLSVAKAAAGYKGIPLYQYISELAGTKKPYVLPVPFQNVLNGGSHAGGSLAFQEFMIVPTDAPSFSEGLRMGSEVYHHLKSLAKKKYGQSAGNVGDEGGVAPDLSTPQEALDLIVEAIEAAGYTGKIGIALDTASSEFYHDGKYDLDFKNPNSDPSKWLTGKQLADLYTKLIKEYPIVSLEDPFAEDDWEAWTHFFSTTNIQVVGDDLTVTNPERIKTAIEKKCADALLLKVNQIGTLTESINAAKDSYAAGWGVMVSHRSGETEDTTIADIAVGLRSGQIKTGAPARSERLAKLNQILRIEEELGDKAIYAGKDFHKSAAI, via the coding sequence ATGACTACCGTTACCAAGCTTTTTGCCAGATACGTCTACGACTCTAGAGGAAATCCAACCGTCGAGGTGGATCTGACCACCGACAAGGGATTGTTCCGCTCTATTGTTCCATCTGGTGCCAGTACCGGTGTTCACGAGGCTGTTGAGCTGAGAGACGGCGACAAGTCCAAGTGGCTCGGAAAGGGTGTTTTGAAGGCCGTCGCCAACGTCAACGAGGTCATTGCTCCTGCTgtcatcaaggagaagatcTCTGTTCTCGAACaggagaagtttgacaAGTTCCTGAACTCCCTGGACGGAACTAAGAACAAGAGCAAATTGGGAGCCAATGCCATCCTCGGTGTTTCGCTTTCGGTTGCAAAGGCCGCTGCTGGCTACAAGGGTATCCCATTGTACCAATACATCAGCGAACTGGCAGGCACCAAGAAGCCATATGTGTTGCCAGTCCCATTCCAAAACGTTTTGAACGGAGGCTCGCACGCCGGTGGATCCTTGGCCTTCCAAGAGTTCATGATTGTGCCAACGGACGCTCCATCTTTCTCCGAGGGTCTCAGAATGGGTTCTGAGGTCTACCACCACCTCAAGTctctggccaagaagaagtaCGGCCAAAGTGCCGGTAACGTCGGTGATGAGGGAGGTGTTGCTCCAGATCTTTCCACCCCACAAGAGGCTCTTGACCTGATTGTCGAGGCCATTGAGGCTGCCGGCTACACCGGCAAGATCGGTATTGCTTTGGACACCGCTTCGTCCGAGTTTTACCACGACGGCAAATACGACCTGGACTTCAAGAATCCAAATTCCGACCCAAGCAAGTGGCTCACTGGTAAGCAATTGGCTGACTTGTACACCaaactgatcaaggagtacCCAATTGTGTCTCTGGAGGACCCATTCGCCGAGGATGACTGGGAGGCTTGGACCcacttcttctccaccaccaacaTCCAGGTTGTTGGTGATGACCTGACTGTTACCAACCCAGAAAGAATCAAGACTGCCATCGAGAAGAAGTGTGCCGACGCTTTGCTCTTGAAGGTCAACCAGATTGGTACTCTGACCGAGTCGATCAATGCTGCCAAGGACTCGTACGCTGCCGGCTGGGGTGTCATGGTGTCTCACAGATCTGGTGAGACCGAGGACACCACCATTGCTGACATCGCTGTTGGACTGAGATCCGGACAAATCAAGACTGGTGCTCCGGCCAGATCCGAGAGACTGGCCAAGCTCAACCAGATCCTCAGAatcgaggaggagctgggcGACAAGGCCATTTACGCCGGCAAGGACTTCCACAAGTCTGCTGCCATCTAA